TGGCAATTGTGTGAGATCATTACAATACATCAATAAGAGTGTTTCCAAATTGTATAACTCACAAATTGAAAGAGGTAACTCTTTGATTTTTGTGCCAGAGACATCCAAATACCTGAGTTGTTTTAAATTGCCAATTGAATCAGGCAAGTTTGTGATATGCGATTGTGacaaagaaagagtttttaagCATCCTCCATCCTTTAACACCATTTCAAGCTTAAATTGGGTCTCAAGTGATCTCCATATATGTCGTAATGGCAAAGCCAACAGGGTACGCAAATGCTTCACTCTAGAGAAGTTGTCAAATTCTATTGTATCTTTCAAGTCCTTCATGTATGATAGATGGCGAATCTTGCTATTGGTTATTAGCTTGCCAGAGTCGTTACAACTATCATAAATAAAGCAACTTTGACCTGATATATGCATAGCTAAATCATGCATAAGATCATGCATAGAAATATTAAGATTCCATGTATTGTTTCTTTGAAAAAACGATTTTGATATTAAAGCATTCCAATACTCTTCCCCAACATCTTCAATTCTTTTCCCTTTCTGAGGTTGCAAAAGACCTTCTGCCATCCAAATtaagattattttatctttgtcATCTTTTTGAAATTCATAATCTTTGGGAAAGATTGAAAGATGAGAAAAACATGGTTTCAAATAAGGAGGTAAGAAGTGGTAGCTCTACCATAAAGCCGGAACAATTCTAATGTTAAGGCGATTTGGCAACTCCCAGATATCACTTTGCAATACATGCCTCCATTCTTCATGATTTGACGTACATTTCAAAAGTCCAGCCATCGATTTTACAGCTAAAGGAAGACCCTTGCACTTTTCAACAATTTGCTTTCCAAATTCCTCCAATTCTAGATGTACCTCATTGGAGTCTATATCATCGAAGACGTGTTCTGCAAACAACTTCCAACAATTATCGTCAGACATTACTTGAAGATCGTAAGGTTGAACATTTGTCTTCATCATCAATGCAATATCCTTGCTCCGCATGGTCACAATAATTTTACTTCCTTGCTCGCCAAATTGAAAACAACTTTTCAAAGAGTCCCACAACAAATAATTCTCATTCCATACATCatcaagaacaaaaaaaaactttttcccAAACAATGCACTTTTCAATTCATTTTGAAGTTGATGTACCTCTTCTGCATCACATCTTCGTTTAGTGATTGCCTCCAAAATAAGTTTGCTTATTTTTAAAACATCAAAATCGACGGAGATAGTTACCCATGCTTTCAAGTCAAAGTGTTGTTTGACACTGGCATCTGCATACACGCTTTGGACAAGCGTAGTTTTGCCTATACCACCCATCCCTACTATAGAAATAACAGAGATGTTATGGTCACCAACATCATGAGACAAGACTAGCTTAACAATAGCCTTTCTATCACTCTCCCTTCCATAGACCTTAGAATCCTCTAGCAAAGGGGCATGTGGTCTATGTTGTAAAGTTGTTTTCATATCTACTTTTTTCAAATCAAGGTATTTTGTGTGAGCTAAAAGATCATCTAATGTATCAAGAATCTTCTCTACTTCACATGTCAAAGCTTTTTTAAATGGATTATAAaactttttgaaaaagctcaagGACTTACTTGTTGTGCTTTCGAGTTCACCTTTCTCCATCTTGATTCGCAAGGCTTCA
This Cannabis sativa cultivar Pink pepper isolate KNU-18-1 chromosome 6, ASM2916894v1, whole genome shotgun sequence DNA region includes the following protein-coding sequences:
- the LOC133038976 gene encoding putative disease resistance RPP13-like protein 1, with amino-acid sequence MVVTESFDSVFHELMLVDCYYIWFSDYYCVEIYILHPELRLASKDVLEFFRGNKEANLKKLKKMLQSANVLLNDAEQKQLGDDNVKKWLEDLKEVVYEADHVMDKINTEALRIKMEKGELESTTSKSLSFFKKFYNPFKKALTCEVEKILDTLDDLLAHTKYLDLKKVDMKTTLQHRPHAPLLEDSKVYGRESDRKAIVKLVLSHDVGDHNISVISIVGMGGIGKTTLVQSVYADASVKQHFDLKAWVTISVDFDVLKISKLILEAITKRRCDAEEVHQLQNELKSALFGKKFFFVLDDVWNENYLLWDSLKSCFQFGEQGSKIIVTMRSKDIALMMKTNVQPYDLQVMSDDNCWKLFAEHVFDDIDSNEVHLELEEFGKQIVEKCKGLPLAVKSMAGLLKCTSNHEEWRHVLQSDIWELPNRLNIRIVPALW